Proteins encoded within one genomic window of Halobacteroides halobius DSM 5150:
- a CDS encoding BglG family transcription antiterminator, whose translation MNLPNKRSGKILRILLNNQKPIIIKKLAKEFDVSARTIRSDLKKLEEWLELRNITLIKKPRVGVWIECDSVEKTELERQLFKAQKNNDLLSPSRRQKYILKCLLETDKQYTMKLLAEELYVSRSTIYKDLKKVETWLSKYGLILERKRNCGIKVRGDEKKWRKAVADLLAELKGDQELKKILEKETSLEPDSRIDTKTYQQLKSLFGDIDFRNIEKILKEAENELGFLFTDEAFAGLVIHIAISIERLEQGKDIKMDQEQLNNLKAKEEFKVAEYITTKLENILKIKIPKDEVGYISLHILGAKLQQNIQTKSVTDVLENTDSKIVKVAKEVINLAAEVLEVEFQDDKQLLVGLVLHLRPAINRLKYGMSLRNPLLDRIKEDYPSVFGAAWASSIIFEKHLGIKVNEEEVGYIALHLGAALERINKKIKAVIVCSSGIGTSQLIASRLAKRLSGIEIMDLMAAHKLKNKNLEEIDVIISTIPLNDLEQPVIQVSPLVTENDINLVKQKTNYILQDKEAEKLELDLELNKIHQLLNQNLIFVNLDVESKEEIIKFLSQQLLDRNSIKEDFIESALDREKITSTGVGNKVAIPHGKEDYVLESKIAIATLENPIKWGAESVNIVFLLALKNKESKVFFKHFHKILDNPKAIKKLEESTTKENIIKSIL comes from the coding sequence ATGAACTTACCTAATAAAAGAAGTGGAAAAATATTAAGGATCCTATTAAACAATCAAAAACCTATAATTATTAAAAAGTTAGCTAAAGAATTTGATGTTTCTGCTCGAACAATTAGGAGTGATTTAAAAAAACTTGAAGAGTGGTTAGAGTTAAGAAATATCACTTTGATAAAGAAACCAAGAGTAGGAGTTTGGATAGAGTGTGATAGTGTTGAAAAAACAGAATTAGAAAGGCAATTATTTAAAGCGCAAAAAAATAATGATCTACTATCTCCTTCTAGAAGGCAGAAATATATTCTAAAGTGTTTATTAGAAACTGATAAACAATATACTATGAAACTATTAGCTGAAGAACTATATGTAAGTCGATCTACTATCTATAAGGATTTAAAAAAAGTTGAAACCTGGTTATCTAAATATGGTTTAATTTTAGAAAGAAAAAGAAATTGTGGGATTAAAGTTAGAGGGGATGAAAAAAAATGGCGTAAAGCAGTAGCAGATTTATTAGCTGAGCTTAAAGGAGACCAGGAACTTAAAAAAATATTAGAAAAAGAGACTAGTTTAGAACCAGATAGTAGGATTGACACCAAAACTTATCAACAGTTAAAATCTTTATTTGGAGATATAGACTTCCGTAATATTGAGAAAATTCTGAAAGAAGCTGAGAATGAATTAGGATTTTTATTTACTGATGAGGCTTTTGCTGGGTTAGTAATTCATATAGCTATTAGTATTGAAAGACTAGAACAAGGTAAAGATATAAAAATGGATCAGGAACAATTAAATAATTTAAAGGCTAAAGAAGAATTTAAAGTGGCAGAGTATATTACTACTAAATTAGAGAATATATTAAAGATAAAAATTCCTAAAGATGAAGTTGGTTATATTTCTCTTCATATTTTAGGTGCTAAATTACAACAAAACATTCAAACTAAAAGTGTAACTGATGTTTTAGAAAATACTGATTCTAAAATAGTTAAAGTAGCTAAAGAAGTTATTAATTTAGCAGCCGAAGTATTAGAAGTTGAGTTTCAAGATGATAAACAACTATTAGTGGGATTAGTATTACATCTAAGGCCTGCTATTAATCGCTTAAAGTATGGAATGAGTTTACGAAATCCTTTATTAGATAGAATTAAAGAGGATTATCCTAGTGTTTTTGGAGCTGCGTGGGCTAGTAGCATAATCTTTGAAAAACATTTAGGAATTAAAGTTAATGAAGAAGAGGTAGGTTATATTGCTTTACATTTAGGTGCGGCTTTAGAAAGAATAAATAAAAAGATAAAGGCGGTTATTGTGTGTAGTAGTGGAATTGGCACTTCGCAGTTAATAGCCAGTAGATTAGCTAAAAGATTATCTGGAATAGAAATTATGGATTTGATGGCAGCTCATAAATTAAAAAATAAAAATTTAGAAGAAATAGATGTCATTATTAGTACAATTCCATTAAATGATTTAGAACAACCAGTAATTCAGGTAAGTCCTTTAGTAACAGAAAATGATATTAATTTAGTAAAGCAAAAGACTAATTATATTTTACAAGATAAAGAAGCTGAGAAGTTAGAATTGGATTTAGAACTGAATAAAATTCACCAATTATTAAACCAAAATTTAATATTTGTAAATTTAGATGTTGAGAGTAAAGAAGAAATTATCAAATTTCTAAGTCAGCAATTATTAGATAGAAATAGTATTAAAGAAGATTTTATTGAATCAGCTTTAGATAGAGAGAAGATAACTTCTACTGGAGTAGGTAATAAGGTTGCTATTCCTCATGGCAAAGAAGATTATGTGTTAGAGTCTAAAATAGCAATAGCAACTTTAGAAAATCCAATCAAGTGGGGAGCTGAATCTGTAAATATTGTTTTTCTGTTAGCTCTTAAAAATAAAGAATCTAAGGTGTTTTTTAAGCACTTTCATAAGATTCTTGATAATCCAAAAGCAATCAAGAAATTAGAAGAATCTACAACTAAGGAAAATATAATAAAGTCTATTTTATAA
- a CDS encoding PTS sugar transporter subunit IIA codes for MNDLINEELISLDVVKGDKQEIIKSLASLIDKSGRLESLDKYYDSLLTREEKSSTGIGNQIAIPHGKSSSVKEPTVAFARLKEGVDWEAIDDQSVKLIFLLAIPEESKSDDHLKILATLSRNLLNDGFKEELLNVQTKEEVNKILTQMF; via the coding sequence ATGAATGATTTAATTAATGAAGAATTAATCAGTTTAGATGTAGTTAAGGGGGATAAACAAGAAATAATTAAGTCATTAGCAAGCTTAATTGATAAAAGTGGAAGATTAGAATCATTAGATAAATACTATGATAGTTTACTCACTAGGGAGGAAAAATCTAGTACTGGAATTGGAAATCAAATAGCTATTCCTCATGGTAAATCTAGTAGTGTTAAAGAACCAACTGTAGCTTTTGCTAGATTAAAAGAAGGAGTTGATTGGGAGGCAATTGATGACCAATCAGTAAAATTAATCTTTTTATTAGCTATTCCTGAAGAAAGTAAGTCAGATGATCATTTGAAGATTCTAGCTACTTTATCTCGTAATTTATTAAATGATGGTTTTAAAGAAGAATTATTAAATGTTCAAACTAAAGAAGAAGTTAATAAAATTTTAACTCAAATGTTTTAA
- a CDS encoding PTS fructose-like transporter subunit IIB, with the protein MKIVAVTACPTGVAHTYLAAESLEKSAEERGVEIKVETQGSVGIENKITKEEVAEATAVIIAADINISKPERFKGKPKLKLEVQKAIKHSNQIIDKIIKNFRE; encoded by the coding sequence ATGAAAATAGTTGCAGTAACAGCTTGTCCTACTGGAGTAGCTCATACTTATTTAGCAGCAGAATCTTTAGAAAAGAGTGCAGAAGAAAGGGGAGTAGAGATTAAGGTGGAAACCCAAGGATCAGTTGGAATAGAAAATAAAATCACTAAAGAAGAAGTAGCAGAAGCTACAGCAGTTATTATAGCTGCAGATATTAATATTTCTAAGCCAGAAAGATTTAAAGGAAAGCCTAAGTTAAAGCTTGAAGTTCAAAAAGCAATTAAACATTCAAATCAAATCATAGATAAGATAATTAAAAACTTTAGAGAATAA
- a CDS encoding PTS fructose transporter subunit EIIC — translation MKEKLKEIRGHLMTGVSHMIPFVVAGGVLIAFAIMLSGVEAGKGANVTNPALKNLLDLGVAGFTMMVPVLAGYIAYSIADRPGLAPGMIGGYLAGQIGAGFLGGIVAGIIAGYVANWIKNWSVPEVLKPVMPIFVIPLLSTIIVGSLMQYVIGAPISNFMTGLKGWLQAMSNGSQVIFGIILGAMIAFDMGGPINKTAFLFGTGLIEQGVYTVMGPIAAAICIPPLGMALATTLAPNKYTEQERQAGKGAFFMGLIGITEGAIPFAAADPIKVIPSIVTGSAVGSVIAMLSGVGDHAPHGGLIVLPVVDNRLMFVVAIAVGVAITAVMVNALKSEVEEEIVEEESAEEELDLEFDMS, via the coding sequence ATGAAGGAAAAGTTAAAAGAAATTAGAGGTCATTTGATGACTGGTGTAAGTCACATGATTCCTTTTGTAGTTGCTGGTGGTGTATTAATTGCTTTTGCAATTATGTTAAGTGGTGTTGAGGCTGGTAAGGGAGCGAATGTAACTAATCCGGCTCTTAAAAATTTATTGGATTTAGGGGTAGCAGGATTTACAATGATGGTTCCAGTTTTAGCAGGTTATATTGCTTATTCAATTGCTGATCGTCCAGGATTAGCTCCAGGTATGATTGGAGGTTATTTAGCAGGACAGATTGGAGCAGGATTTTTAGGTGGTATTGTTGCTGGTATCATTGCTGGTTATGTTGCTAATTGGATTAAAAATTGGTCTGTGCCAGAAGTTTTAAAACCTGTAATGCCTATTTTTGTGATTCCGTTATTATCTACAATTATTGTTGGTAGTTTGATGCAGTATGTAATAGGAGCTCCTATTAGTAACTTTATGACTGGTCTTAAAGGTTGGTTACAAGCTATGAGTAATGGAAGCCAAGTAATATTTGGGATTATCTTAGGAGCTATGATTGCCTTTGATATGGGTGGGCCAATAAATAAAACAGCTTTCTTATTTGGTACAGGATTAATTGAACAAGGTGTATATACGGTAATGGGGCCTATTGCTGCAGCAATTTGTATTCCACCATTAGGTATGGCTTTAGCAACTACACTAGCACCTAATAAATATACGGAACAAGAAAGACAAGCAGGTAAAGGAGCTTTCTTTATGGGATTGATAGGAATTACTGAAGGAGCAATTCCTTTTGCAGCAGCTGATCCAATTAAAGTTATTCCTTCTATCGTCACAGGTTCTGCTGTAGGTTCAGTAATAGCTATGTTAAGTGGAGTAGGAGACCATGCTCCTCATGGAGGTTTAATTGTATTGCCAGTAGTAGATAATAGATTAATGTTTGTTGTGGCAATTGCTGTTGGAGTAGCAATTACTGCTGTAATGGTAAATGCTTTAAAATCAGAGGTAGAAGAAGAAATAGTTGAAGAAGAGTCAGCAGAGGAAGAGCTTGATTTAGAATTTGATATGAGTTAA
- a CDS encoding NAD(P)/FAD-dependent oxidoreductase: protein MKRITIVGAGVSGLFLAYTLLQKDRKLQIQIIDQGRPLKKRSCPLQEETKQCVSCNKCDQLSGLGGVMAKSEGKFNYTTDFGGKLATKLNTDTAFKLQNKVDQILYSLGTDKTTHYSTKNPKLIQEAKEHGLEVLTTTVRHLGTDLTYKITTNLYHRLKDRIDFRFNTEVTSIDKQNRFYLQTNQGIYKTDQLVLATGLTSNNLLGSFPEVTTFNTRVDLGIRVEMKQKQLASILQDNFETKLRYQGTDFTATTYCMNPGGQVVRKYHQGLVMADGQNYAEGTAATNKLNFTLFVPRYFPTSKQARDYAANIIGRINQNRERIIVQRWGDLKQKLATTEKRLVANSITPSLQAEPTNLYKEIPKLYLTAIRKFFQALEKLINQPIAANTLLYGLDAKFYQPEIKLDKNFQTQIENLYLIGDASGVSWSLAQAAASGIYLGNKLGC from the coding sequence ATGAAGAGAATTACAATAGTAGGTGCTGGAGTAAGTGGTTTATTTTTAGCTTATACTTTATTGCAGAAAGATAGAAAGTTACAGATTCAAATTATAGATCAAGGTCGTCCACTTAAAAAAAGAAGTTGTCCCTTACAAGAAGAGACTAAACAGTGTGTTAGTTGTAATAAATGTGATCAATTATCAGGACTAGGCGGAGTTATGGCCAAGTCGGAAGGAAAGTTTAATTATACAACTGACTTTGGTGGTAAACTAGCTACTAAATTAAATACTGATACAGCTTTTAAACTACAAAACAAAGTCGACCAGATTCTCTATTCGTTAGGAACGGATAAGACAACTCATTACAGTACTAAAAATCCTAAGTTGATCCAGGAAGCAAAAGAACATGGTTTAGAGGTACTAACTACTACCGTTAGACATTTAGGAACAGATCTAACTTATAAAATTACAACTAATCTATATCATCGTCTGAAGGATAGAATTGATTTTAGATTTAATACAGAAGTTACTTCCATTGATAAGCAAAATAGATTTTATTTACAAACTAATCAAGGGATTTATAAGACTGATCAGCTTGTTTTAGCTACTGGGCTTACTAGTAATAATTTGTTAGGATCTTTTCCCGAGGTTACTACCTTTAATACTAGGGTTGATTTAGGAATTAGAGTTGAGATGAAGCAAAAACAGCTTGCGAGTATTCTCCAGGATAATTTTGAGACTAAACTGCGTTATCAAGGAACTGATTTTACAGCTACAACTTACTGTATGAATCCCGGCGGACAGGTGGTACGAAAATATCACCAGGGACTAGTAATGGCGGATGGGCAAAATTATGCTGAAGGTACAGCAGCTACTAATAAACTAAATTTTACTCTGTTTGTTCCTCGCTACTTTCCTACTTCAAAGCAAGCAAGAGATTATGCTGCTAATATAATCGGTAGAATTAATCAAAACCGGGAACGAATAATTGTTCAGCGTTGGGGAGATTTAAAACAAAAGTTAGCTACAACAGAAAAAAGGCTAGTTGCTAATAGTATTACTCCTAGCTTACAAGCAGAGCCTACTAATTTATATAAAGAGATTCCTAAGCTGTATTTAACTGCAATAAGAAAATTTTTTCAGGCTCTAGAGAAGTTGATTAATCAGCCAATTGCTGCTAATACTTTATTATATGGTCTAGATGCTAAATTTTATCAACCAGAGATCAAGCTAGATAAAAACTTTCAAACACAAATAGAAAATTTATACTTAATCGGTGATGCTTCCGGAGTTTCTTGGTCTTTAGCTCAGGCAGCAGCTAGTGGTATTTATCTAGGGAATAAGTTAGGTTGCTAA
- a CDS encoding SoxR reducing system RseC family protein, which yields MQELGKVMVNKGKVAIVKIERHSACSKCKKNCELAEDHEQDELLVEVNNEVGAYEGQRVKLELEGSNLVSAALLVYLFPLLALVGGYFIGDKFIIQQGEVGGIIGAIVFLVLSVVVIKILGKKMNPQSKITEIID from the coding sequence ATGCAAGAGTTAGGTAAAGTAATGGTTAATAAAGGGAAAGTAGCCATAGTGAAAATTGAGCGTCATTCAGCTTGTAGTAAATGTAAGAAGAATTGTGAATTAGCTGAAGATCATGAACAAGATGAATTATTAGTAGAAGTTAATAATGAAGTAGGAGCTTATGAAGGACAAAGAGTAAAATTAGAATTAGAAGGAAGCAATTTAGTCTCAGCTGCATTATTGGTATATTTGTTTCCCCTTTTGGCTTTGGTAGGTGGTTATTTTATAGGGGACAAATTTATTATTCAACAAGGTGAAGTAGGAGGAATTATAGGAGCAATTGTATTTTTAGTTTTGTCTGTTGTAGTAATAAAAATATTGGGAAAGAAAATGAATCCTCAATCCAAGATAACAGAAATTATTGATTAA
- a CDS encoding Na+/H+ antiporter NhaC family protein — protein sequence MPDKRNNYGHEDITNDLGLSKLITSTLGNNLSGSLVPVIVFVITSFVTYFIGSSWGSFALLMPIAIPLASITGVSIPMVIEADLRNNL from the coding sequence ATGCCAGATAAAAGAAATAATTATGGTCATGAGGATATTACTAACGATTTAGGGTTATCGAAGTTGATCACATCAACTTTAGGTAATAATCTATCAGGAAGCCTAGTACCAGTTATTGTTTTCGTAATAACTTCTTTTGTAACTTATTTTATTGGTTCATCTTGGGGAAGTTTTGCTTTGTTAATGCCAATTGCTATTCCTTTAGCTTCAATCACAGGTGTTTCAATCCCAATGGTTATTGAAGCTGATTTAAGAAATAATCTTTAA
- a CDS encoding Spy/CpxP family protein refolding chaperone — MKKFLRFAVVMTLVLGVSVYAFAHGGGSNFNQINKNNDYPQDLNLSDEQLDSINHLRDEYQDKMHDLMDDIVDKNDNSRDLYFNKNVKRNEIIEAEKEVNQLRNKMYKLMTEMQLKIRDMMSSEQLEIMEDYGMMNFGGIMGQGRGGRVRGHMGGYGMMGGYMMNGNNGMMGMVIIKIKRLLKSRF, encoded by the coding sequence ATGAAGAAATTTTTAAGATTTGCTGTAGTAATGACATTGGTGTTAGGAGTTTCAGTTTATGCTTTTGCTCATGGAGGAGGAAGTAATTTTAACCAAATAAATAAAAATAATGACTACCCTCAAGATTTGAATTTATCAGATGAACAATTAGATTCTATCAATCATTTACGAGATGAATATCAAGATAAAATGCATGATTTAATGGATGATATAGTGGATAAAAATGATAATTCAAGAGATTTATACTTTAATAAGAATGTTAAGCGGAATGAGATTATTGAAGCAGAAAAAGAAGTTAACCAACTGAGAAATAAGATGTATAAATTAATGACTGAGATGCAATTGAAGATCAGAGATATGATGAGCTCTGAACAATTAGAAATTATGGAAGATTACGGAATGATGAATTTTGGTGGTATAATGGGCCAAGGTAGAGGAGGAAGAGTTAGAGGTCATATGGGTGGCTACGGAATGATGGGCGGTTATATGATGAATGGTAATAATGGTATGATGGGGATGGTAATTATTAAGATTAAAAGATTATTAAAAAGTAGATTTTAG
- a CDS encoding general stress protein, translated as MTKFTVGGDKDMSTVLGVFNNESEANNAVNKMKDKGISEDKISLVAKQNKDADIEAGAEMTGTDQNLADGSVTGGALGGAAGILAGAGLLTIPGAGPFLAAGPLAAGLTGAASGGVAGGLVDYGLDQQAGQRYAKRVEEGKILVAAEGTDETRINDVADILRKEGAKDVATH; from the coding sequence ATGACTAAATTTACAGTAGGAGGAGATAAAGATATGTCAACTGTCTTAGGAGTATTTAATAATGAATCTGAAGCTAATAATGCAGTTAATAAGATGAAGGATAAAGGGATCTCTGAAGATAAAATTTCATTAGTAGCTAAGCAAAATAAAGATGCTGATATTGAAGCAGGAGCAGAAATGACAGGAACTGACCAAAATTTAGCTGATGGTAGTGTTACTGGTGGGGCTTTGGGAGGAGCAGCAGGAATACTAGCTGGTGCAGGTTTATTAACAATTCCAGGAGCAGGTCCATTTTTAGCTGCTGGCCCGTTAGCTGCTGGTTTAACTGGAGCAGCTTCTGGAGGAGTTGCAGGTGGTTTAGTTGATTACGGGTTAGACCAACAAGCAGGTCAAAGATATGCCAAAAGAGTAGAGGAAGGAAAAATTTTAGTAGCTGCTGAAGGTACAGACGAGACCAGAATTAATGATGTGGCGGATATTTTACGAAAAGAAGGGGCCAAGGATGTAGCAACACATTAA